A window from Aeromonas rivipollensis encodes these proteins:
- the dhaL gene encoding dihydroxyacetone kinase subunit DhaL: MLSKHQIVNWLLDCEHIFAEQRDYLTALDTDIGDGDHGLNMQRGFTKVAEKLPAVADKDIGQVLKTTGMTLLSSVGGASGPLYGTFFIRAAASTDACQSLSLSQLCKMLSDGVEGIVSRGRAEQGDKTMCDAWWPALAALQQAQQQDLPLNDALDKAVAAAAAGTEATIQMQARKGRASYLGERSIGHQDAGATSTLLLLTALRDRARL; the protein is encoded by the coding sequence ATGCTAAGCAAACATCAGATCGTCAATTGGCTGCTCGACTGCGAGCACATCTTTGCCGAGCAGCGTGACTACCTCACTGCGCTGGATACCGACATCGGCGATGGCGACCACGGCCTCAACATGCAGCGCGGCTTCACCAAGGTGGCCGAGAAGCTGCCCGCTGTGGCGGACAAAGACATAGGTCAGGTGCTGAAAACCACCGGCATGACCCTGCTCTCCTCGGTCGGCGGCGCCAGCGGCCCCCTCTACGGCACCTTCTTTATCCGAGCGGCGGCCAGTACCGACGCCTGTCAGAGCCTCAGTCTCAGCCAGCTGTGCAAAATGCTGAGCGATGGCGTCGAGGGGATCGTCTCCCGCGGCCGCGCCGAGCAGGGCGACAAGACCATGTGCGACGCCTGGTGGCCGGCCCTGGCCGCCCTGCAACAGGCACAGCAGCAAGATCTGCCCCTCAACGATGCGCTGGACAAGGCGGTGGCCGCCGCCGCGGCCGGTACCGAGGCCACCATCCAGATGCAGGCCCGCAAGGGGCGCGCCAGCTATCTCGGCGAGCGCAGCATAGGCCATCAGGATGCCGGGGCCACCTCGACCCTGCTGCTGCTGACCGCCCTGCGTGACAGAGCGAGGTTGTGA
- the dhaM gene encoding dihydroxyacetone kinase phosphoryl donor subunit DhaM — translation MIGIVVVSHSAQLAAGLKALADQLGSPAKLLLAAGVDDPDHPIGTDAIAVMSAIEEADDGSGVLVLMDLGSALLSAETALELLPPELSARVRLCPAPLVEGTLAAVVAAGSGMTLDEVAAEALGALGPKQAMLPASAAQAATETAPVADDGWLRCEVVVDNPHGLHVRPAARLVATLKPFAAELKLQKGDKEANPRSLTRLAMLNVRQGDRLTLLARGEDADAALSCFQQLAAERFGD, via the coding sequence ATGATCGGAATCGTCGTTGTCTCTCACAGCGCCCAGCTGGCGGCCGGCTTGAAAGCGCTGGCTGATCAGCTCGGCAGCCCGGCGAAACTGCTGCTGGCGGCCGGGGTCGATGACCCCGACCACCCCATAGGCACAGATGCCATCGCCGTGATGAGTGCGATAGAAGAAGCGGATGACGGCAGCGGCGTGCTGGTGCTGATGGACTTGGGCAGCGCCCTCTTGAGCGCCGAAACCGCCCTCGAACTGCTGCCCCCCGAGTTAAGTGCCCGGGTGCGACTCTGCCCCGCCCCGCTGGTTGAGGGCACCCTGGCCGCCGTGGTGGCGGCTGGTTCCGGGATGACGCTGGATGAGGTGGCCGCCGAGGCGCTCGGTGCCCTGGGCCCGAAACAGGCGATGCTGCCCGCCAGCGCGGCGCAGGCCGCCACTGAGACAGCCCCCGTTGCTGATGACGGCTGGCTGCGCTGCGAGGTGGTGGTGGATAACCCCCACGGCCTGCATGTGCGCCCCGCCGCCCGACTGGTGGCCACCCTCAAGCCCTTTGCCGCTGAACTCAAGCTGCAAAAGGGGGATAAAGAGGCCAACCCCCGCAGCCTGACCCGGCTCGCCATGCTCAACGTGCGCCAGGGCGACAGACTCACCCTGCTGGCGCGTGGGGAGGATGCCGATGCGGCTTTGAGCTGCTTCCAGCAGCTGGCAGCGGAACGCTTCGGCGACTGA
- the dhaR gene encoding dihydroxyacetone kinase operon transcriptional regulator DhaR, translated as MPSDRLPPQPCPDYLQASWLRCAHQTSATLWHPPHSAKGQTLQSLRQRKRDLLTTGEMALEDLYEFMEGRPCALLLTDESGCLLAQTGHPDILRELAALGFGPGAFFSEGRIGTNAINLAALEGVPLCVSGPQHFNQTLHPWHSCASPVYNSNGRQVAIMALVCRVEEATVGDLALTVSAGRELAHLLQMETLMQESQHHLSELYALLDGMDDGVLAWDPQGRLRYLNALAANRLRLDPAICLGQPLEQHLLLPQRLQLAIKGQTPLSHVEVTLERLGVHSGEFINALISLKPLPGLEGVSFIALLHPVDRLRAIHQLRQTVPELSALVGESSAMRKLLRHARQAAQSQGPILLRGEEEVGKAQLAEAIHFGSERAAGPLITLNCQALPSERMALELMGSDEAGQERAGKFELAHGGTLVLEQVECLSAPMQAALLQLLKTGRIQRFDSARILPIKVRIIATSSAPLEQLVQEGLFGRQLLYALQACELWLPGLRERAADLPGLISQQLGAQGREPVRQFSPAALDCLLAYPWPGNLGELRSAVEHALLHASQGPIPPEALPAAIRHGHQLVADEVVGQPLLTLAELERQAILRCAHACKGQVSQMARQLGISRTTLWRRLKLLGMDPADYHG; from the coding sequence ATGCCATCTGACCGTCTGCCACCCCAGCCCTGCCCTGACTATCTGCAGGCCTCCTGGCTGCGCTGCGCCCACCAGACCAGCGCCACCCTCTGGCACCCGCCCCACAGTGCCAAGGGGCAGACCTTGCAGAGCCTGCGCCAGCGCAAGCGGGACCTGCTCACCACAGGCGAGATGGCCCTCGAGGATCTCTACGAATTCATGGAGGGGCGTCCCTGCGCCCTGCTACTCACCGACGAGAGCGGTTGCCTGCTGGCCCAGACCGGCCACCCTGACATCCTGCGCGAGCTGGCAGCGCTGGGGTTTGGCCCCGGCGCTTTTTTTAGCGAGGGGCGCATCGGCACCAATGCCATCAATCTGGCGGCGCTGGAGGGAGTGCCGCTCTGCGTCAGCGGCCCCCAGCATTTCAACCAGACCCTGCACCCCTGGCATAGCTGCGCCAGCCCGGTCTACAACAGCAACGGCCGTCAGGTCGCCATCATGGCCCTGGTCTGCCGGGTGGAAGAGGCAACGGTCGGGGATCTGGCGCTCACCGTCAGCGCCGGTCGCGAGCTGGCCCATCTGCTGCAGATGGAGACCCTGATGCAGGAGTCCCAGCACCATCTGAGCGAGCTTTACGCCCTGCTGGACGGCATGGATGACGGCGTGCTGGCCTGGGATCCCCAGGGCCGGCTGCGCTACCTCAACGCGTTGGCGGCCAATCGGCTGCGGCTCGATCCGGCGATCTGTCTTGGCCAGCCCCTGGAGCAGCACCTGCTGCTGCCCCAGCGGTTGCAACTGGCCATCAAGGGGCAGACGCCGCTCAGTCATGTGGAGGTGACGCTGGAGCGGCTCGGGGTGCATTCCGGGGAGTTCATCAATGCGCTGATAAGCCTCAAACCGCTGCCCGGGCTGGAGGGGGTCAGCTTTATCGCCCTGCTGCACCCGGTCGATCGGCTGCGGGCCATTCACCAGCTGCGCCAGACGGTGCCCGAGCTGTCGGCGCTGGTGGGCGAATCGAGCGCCATGCGCAAGCTGCTGCGCCACGCCAGACAGGCGGCCCAGAGTCAGGGGCCGATCCTGCTGCGCGGCGAAGAGGAGGTGGGCAAGGCCCAGCTGGCGGAGGCGATCCACTTTGGCAGCGAACGGGCCGCCGGGCCCCTCATTACCCTCAACTGTCAGGCGCTGCCGAGCGAGCGGATGGCGCTGGAGCTGATGGGCTCCGACGAGGCGGGGCAGGAGCGGGCGGGCAAGTTCGAGCTGGCCCACGGTGGCACCCTGGTGCTGGAACAGGTGGAGTGCCTCTCTGCCCCCATGCAGGCGGCCCTGCTGCAACTGCTCAAGACAGGTCGCATCCAGCGCTTCGATTCGGCCCGCATACTGCCGATCAAGGTGCGGATCATAGCGACCAGCAGCGCCCCGCTGGAGCAGCTGGTGCAGGAGGGGCTGTTTGGCCGCCAGCTACTCTATGCGCTGCAGGCGTGCGAGCTCTGGCTGCCGGGGCTGCGGGAGCGCGCGGCCGATCTGCCGGGCCTAATCAGCCAGCAGTTAGGGGCGCAGGGGCGCGAGCCGGTGCGCCAGTTCAGTCCGGCGGCCCTCGACTGTCTGCTCGCCTATCCCTGGCCCGGCAATCTGGGGGAGCTGCGCAGTGCGGTCGAGCATGCCCTGCTCCACGCAAGTCAGGGGCCGATCCCGCCGGAGGCGCTGCCCGCCGCCATTCGTCACGGCCATCAGCTGGTGGCGGACGAGGTGGTGGGGCAACCGCTGCTCACCCTGGCGGAGCTGGAGCGCCAGGCCATCTTGCGCTGCGCCCACGCCTGCAAGGGACAGGTGAGCCAGATGGCCCGGCAACTGGGCATCAGCCGCACCACCCTCTGGCGGCGGCTCAAACTGCTCGGCATGGACCCCGCCGACTACCACGGATAG
- a CDS encoding SDR family oxidoreductase gives MNELRAKRALISGGASGIGLAIAEALASQGVELILASRRQSLLEQEAARLSATYGVRVLPLVLDVSDGAQVRACHAQIRERLGPIDLLVNNSGVGSDYLVQDLPESEWDRVMDTCAKGTFLLTQACLPDMLASRHGTVINIASQAAKNGYARASVYCAAKFAVLGFAKALREEVQHQGIRVHILCPGLVQVPPPACPGDRKPGWLQVEDLAEAVLYTLRQGAHVQLDEIGMTGI, from the coding sequence ATGAACGAACTGAGAGCAAAACGGGCCCTGATCAGCGGTGGCGCCAGTGGCATAGGGCTGGCCATCGCCGAGGCACTGGCCAGCCAGGGGGTGGAGCTGATCCTGGCTTCCCGCCGCCAGTCCCTGCTGGAGCAGGAGGCCGCGCGTCTGAGCGCCACATACGGGGTGAGAGTGCTGCCGCTGGTGCTGGATGTCAGCGACGGCGCCCAGGTCCGCGCCTGCCATGCCCAGATCCGGGAGCGGTTAGGCCCCATCGATTTGCTGGTCAACAACAGCGGGGTCGGCAGCGACTACCTGGTGCAGGATCTGCCGGAGTCGGAGTGGGACAGGGTCATGGACACCTGCGCCAAGGGGACCTTTCTGCTGACCCAGGCCTGCCTGCCGGACATGCTGGCGAGCCGCCATGGCACCGTCATCAACATCGCCTCCCAGGCCGCCAAGAACGGCTACGCCAGGGCCAGCGTCTACTGCGCCGCCAAGTTTGCCGTGCTGGGGTTCGCCAAGGCGCTGCGGGAAGAGGTGCAGCATCAGGGCATCCGGGTCCACATCCTCTGCCCCGGGCTGGTCCAGGTGCCGCCCCCGGCCTGCCCGGGGGATCGCAAGCCCGGCTGGCTGCAGGTGGAGGATCTGGCCGAGGCCGTGCTCTACACCCTGCGCCAGGGCGCCCACGTCCAGCTCGACGAGATTGGCATGACGGGGATCTGA
- the ydiK gene encoding AI-2E family transporter YdiK — translation MRMKKVDLAKITLGLLFLSLLIISCFMVLRPFLPALVWATMITIATWPLMQMAQRLLWGKRALAALLMSCILLLMFVIPLFMALANVAEKAPMLIELGTRISHSPPPELLWLQQFPLVGDKLFEFWQQILASGGQVLFTKLAPYFGQTARWLASQAGNLGLLFVHFLLTVAICGLLYHSGEKAADGIRRFAHRLAGQRGDNAVVLASQAIRAVAMGVVVTALVQSSVAGIGLLIAGIPYVMILVVLMFLLIVAQIGPFPVLLASVGYLYWSGDTTWGTFLLVWSLLAGTMDNFLRPFLIKRGADLPLILILVGVIGGLLALGIIGLFIGPVVLAVGYTLLDAWIKEGEQTPALEAPASPPAN, via the coding sequence ATGCGTATGAAAAAAGTGGATTTGGCCAAGATCACCCTGGGCCTGCTGTTTCTCAGCCTGCTCATCATCTCGTGCTTCATGGTGCTGCGCCCCTTCCTGCCGGCCCTGGTCTGGGCCACTATGATCACCATAGCCACCTGGCCGCTGATGCAGATGGCCCAGCGCCTGCTGTGGGGCAAGCGCGCCCTGGCCGCCCTGCTGATGAGCTGCATACTGCTGCTGATGTTCGTCATCCCCCTGTTCATGGCGCTGGCCAACGTGGCGGAGAAGGCCCCCATGCTGATCGAGCTGGGCACCCGCATCAGCCACTCTCCACCCCCCGAGCTGCTCTGGTTGCAGCAGTTCCCCCTGGTCGGCGACAAGCTGTTTGAGTTCTGGCAGCAGATACTGGCGAGCGGTGGCCAGGTGCTGTTCACCAAGCTGGCCCCCTACTTCGGCCAGACAGCCCGCTGGCTCGCCTCCCAGGCGGGCAACCTCGGCCTGCTGTTCGTCCACTTCCTGCTGACGGTGGCCATCTGCGGTCTGCTCTATCACTCTGGGGAAAAAGCCGCCGACGGCATTCGCCGCTTCGCCCACCGCCTGGCGGGCCAGCGCGGTGACAACGCCGTGGTACTCGCCTCCCAGGCCATCCGTGCCGTCGCAATGGGGGTGGTGGTGACCGCCCTGGTGCAATCCTCGGTGGCCGGGATAGGCCTGCTGATTGCCGGCATTCCCTACGTCATGATCCTGGTGGTGCTGATGTTCCTGCTGATCGTCGCCCAGATAGGCCCCTTCCCGGTGCTGCTGGCCAGCGTGGGCTACCTCTACTGGAGCGGTGATACCACCTGGGGCACCTTCCTGCTGGTCTGGTCCCTGCTGGCGGGCACCATGGACAACTTCCTGCGCCCCTTCCTCATCAAGCGCGGTGCCGATCTGCCCCTCATCCTGATCCTGGTCGGTGTCATCGGCGGCCTGCTGGCGCTCGGCATCATAGGACTCTTCATCGGTCCCGTGGTGCTGGCGGTGGGCTACACCCTGCTGGATGCCTGGATAAAAGAGGGGGAGCAAACGCCCGCCCTGGAGGCGCCCGCGTCGCCTCCGGCGAACTGA
- a CDS encoding bifunctional NUDIX hydrolase/phosphatase PAP2 family protein, whose protein sequence is MLRPALLLLLLLGSLSSSLFAAEVPPGAAACVIRHQQELLLVQDRISDRYSLSGGYIDGGETPAQAALRELFEETGLHGRITGELGRWQRAMVFACQTLTPIRAQRGSGFVSLLQAPNLGGEILNARLIDAARLPHDQRRFPTQLDWITPRLAQVPESEVLWVSDFSREGSALHRAELPLIQRLQQWLGPNASWLEIGNLLGASPVQLALICLLLPLLGWSRLYRLLFAMVLLTLLVQLLKEGIGWPRPFHLDPTLAQRSARGFGMPSGHAASTLLFWGLVLTSRPSLRAWQGITLALLLAALAGLARIWLGVHFISDVVAGLGLGALLLALRSPLTTLGGRYVPWGLLLLTSLLASWLTQSTALAWLAMFTLGLVSGNLLPLERNPAPAIGTALLALTGGLLIGGGLFVLPVLTDSSLLILAGQGLLYGCLGLWLSAGLWWLLSVMNTGSVPRSPTPR, encoded by the coding sequence ATGCTCAGACCCGCTCTTTTACTGCTTCTGCTGCTCGGCTCCCTGTCATCCTCCCTGTTCGCCGCCGAGGTGCCCCCTGGGGCGGCCGCCTGCGTGATCCGCCATCAGCAGGAGCTGTTGCTGGTCCAGGACAGGATCTCCGATCGCTACAGCCTGAGTGGCGGCTACATAGACGGGGGCGAGACGCCCGCCCAGGCGGCCCTGCGGGAGCTGTTCGAGGAGACGGGGCTCCATGGCCGTATCACCGGGGAGCTGGGGCGCTGGCAGCGGGCCATGGTATTCGCCTGCCAAACGCTGACCCCCATCCGGGCCCAGCGCGGCTCAGGTTTTGTCTCCCTGCTCCAGGCCCCCAACCTCGGCGGCGAAATCCTCAACGCCAGGCTGATCGACGCCGCCCGCCTGCCCCATGATCAGCGTCGCTTCCCGACGCAACTCGACTGGATCACTCCCAGGCTGGCCCAGGTCCCCGAGAGCGAGGTGCTGTGGGTGTCGGACTTCAGTCGCGAAGGCAGCGCCCTGCACAGGGCAGAGCTGCCGCTGATCCAGCGTCTGCAGCAGTGGCTGGGACCGAATGCGAGCTGGCTTGAGATAGGCAATTTGCTCGGGGCCAGCCCCGTTCAGCTCGCGTTGATCTGCCTGTTGCTACCGCTGCTGGGCTGGTCACGGCTCTACCGGCTGCTGTTTGCCATGGTGCTGCTCACCCTGCTGGTGCAACTGCTCAAGGAGGGGATCGGCTGGCCCAGACCCTTCCACCTCGACCCCACGCTGGCGCAACGGAGCGCCCGGGGCTTTGGCATGCCGAGCGGCCACGCCGCATCGACCCTGCTGTTCTGGGGACTGGTGCTGACCTCGCGGCCCTCCCTCAGGGCCTGGCAGGGTATAACGCTGGCCCTGCTGCTGGCGGCCCTGGCCGGGCTTGCCCGCATCTGGCTTGGCGTGCATTTTATCTCGGACGTGGTGGCCGGCCTGGGACTCGGCGCCCTGCTGCTGGCACTGCGATCGCCGCTGACCACTCTGGGGGGGCGATATGTCCCCTGGGGGCTCTTGCTGCTGACCAGCCTGCTGGCGAGTTGGCTGACCCAGTCCACTGCGCTGGCCTGGCTCGCCATGTTCACCCTGGGGCTGGTATCGGGTAATCTGTTACCACTCGAACGAAACCCTGCTCCCGCCATCGGCACTGCTCTGCTGGCACTGACGGGCGGCCTGCTCATCGGAGGGGGGCTGTTCGTGCTCCCGGTGCTGACCGACAGCTCGCTGCTGATCCTGGCCGGACAGGGGTTACTCTATGGCTGCCTGGGGCTCTGGCTGAGTGCCGGTCTCTGGTGGCTGCTGTCCGTCATGAATACTGGCTCCGTCCCCCGGAGCCCAACCCCTCGTTAA
- a CDS encoding YnjH family protein, with protein sequence MIRTVFCLFALGGLLPAEAAPASNTLSHSVGTDLVLPLGSLPERVCWYQDQKYSLGSRIQQGDLWLECGPQNDQESNGPLAWREPAIYEPVDEGAANRETIRVGQ encoded by the coding sequence ATGATCCGAACCGTGTTTTGTCTGTTTGCCCTCGGCGGGCTCCTTCCTGCAGAGGCGGCCCCGGCGTCGAACACCCTCAGCCATTCGGTGGGCACGGATCTGGTGTTGCCCCTGGGCTCATTGCCCGAGCGGGTCTGCTGGTATCAGGATCAGAAGTATTCCCTCGGGTCGCGCATCCAGCAGGGGGATCTCTGGCTGGAGTGCGGCCCGCAAAACGACCAGGAGAGCAACGGGCCTCTGGCCTGGCGCGAACCCGCCATCTACGAGCCCGTCGACGAAGGGGCGGCCAACAGGGAGACGATCAGGGTGGGTCAGTGA
- a CDS encoding catalase, whose protein sequence is MTDKTLHSANGAPVVDNNNSLTAGPRGPVLMQDIWLMEKLAHFDRERIPERVVHAKGSGAYGTFTVTHDISQFSKADLFNAIGKQTPVFLRFSTVAGEKGAADAERDVRGFALKFYTEQGNWDLVGNNTPVFFIRDPLKFPDFIHTQKRDPRTNLRSATTAWDFWSRHPESLHQVTILFSDRGIPKSLREMNGYGSHTFSFINDANERFWVKFHFKTEQGHSFYTDEEAANVVGQDRETSQADLFNAIERGDFPRWKVYVQVMPEAEAQTYKIHPFDLTKVWPHSDYPLIPVGVLELNQNPDNYFAHVEQAAFTPANVVPGIGFSPDRMLQGRLFSYGDTQRYRLGVNHGLLPVNAPRCPFHHGAHRDGAMRGDSNGGASPNYQPNRFGTQQPSEQHEPALSLEGAALHYDFRDYDSDYYSQPGDLFRIMDEGQRARLAANLARSLINVEDYAIVQAQLKHFEQADPEYAKRVELALAALQR, encoded by the coding sequence ATGACTGACAAGACCCTGCACAGCGCCAACGGTGCCCCCGTCGTCGACAACAATAACAGCCTCACCGCCGGCCCGCGCGGCCCGGTGCTGATGCAAGACATCTGGTTGATGGAGAAGCTCGCCCACTTCGACCGCGAGCGTATTCCCGAGCGGGTGGTTCACGCCAAGGGCTCCGGCGCCTATGGCACCTTCACCGTGACCCACGACATCAGCCAGTTCAGCAAGGCCGACCTGTTCAACGCCATCGGCAAGCAGACGCCCGTGTTCCTGCGCTTCTCCACAGTGGCCGGCGAGAAGGGGGCCGCCGATGCGGAGCGGGACGTACGCGGCTTCGCCCTCAAGTTCTACACAGAGCAGGGCAACTGGGATCTGGTGGGCAACAACACCCCGGTGTTCTTCATCCGCGATCCCCTGAAATTCCCCGACTTCATCCACACCCAGAAGCGGGATCCGCGCACCAACCTGCGCAGCGCCACCACCGCCTGGGACTTCTGGTCACGCCATCCGGAGTCCCTGCATCAGGTCACCATCTTGTTCAGCGATCGCGGCATCCCCAAGAGCCTGCGGGAGATGAACGGCTACGGCAGCCATACCTTCAGCTTTATCAACGATGCCAACGAACGCTTCTGGGTCAAGTTCCACTTCAAGACAGAGCAGGGCCACAGCTTCTACACCGATGAAGAGGCGGCCAATGTCGTCGGCCAGGACAGGGAGACCAGCCAGGCCGACCTGTTCAACGCCATAGAGCGGGGCGACTTCCCGCGCTGGAAGGTCTATGTGCAGGTGATGCCGGAAGCCGAGGCCCAGACCTACAAAATCCACCCGTTCGACCTCACCAAGGTGTGGCCGCACAGCGACTACCCGCTGATCCCGGTCGGCGTGCTTGAGCTCAACCAGAACCCAGACAACTACTTCGCCCACGTGGAGCAGGCGGCCTTTACCCCGGCCAACGTGGTGCCCGGTATCGGCTTCTCACCGGATCGCATGCTGCAAGGACGGCTCTTCTCCTACGGTGACACCCAGCGCTATCGCCTCGGCGTCAACCACGGCCTGCTGCCGGTCAACGCCCCGCGCTGCCCCTTCCACCACGGCGCCCATCGTGACGGTGCCATGCGGGGGGACAGTAATGGCGGCGCCAGCCCCAACTACCAGCCGAACCGCTTCGGCACCCAGCAGCCGAGCGAGCAACACGAACCGGCCCTGAGTCTGGAAGGAGCCGCCCTGCACTACGATTTTCGCGACTACGACAGCGACTACTACAGCCAGCCGGGGGATCTGTTCCGCATCATGGACGAGGGGCAACGTGCTCGCCTCGCCGCCAACCTGGCGCGCTCCCTCATCAATGTGGAGGATTACGCCATCGTCCAGGCCCAGCTCAAACACTTCGAGCAGGCCGACCCCGAGTACGCCAAGCGGGTCGAGCTGGCCCTGGCCGCCTTGCAGCGCTAA
- a CDS encoding GNAT family N-acetyltransferase: MSITVRRAGPEDAVALRDLHAMPNAQAGTLQLPFPSLQQWEQKLTPRDGIYSLLAECEGQVAGALVLMVEPNPRRRHVATIGMAVHDDWAGRGVGTALMRAALDLADNWLGLSRVELTVWADNEAALALYRKTGFVEEGVARDYGLRHGVLVDALYMARVRR; encoded by the coding sequence ATGTCCATCACAGTTCGCCGCGCCGGGCCGGAAGATGCCGTCGCCCTGCGGGATCTTCACGCCATGCCGAATGCCCAGGCCGGTACCCTGCAACTTCCCTTTCCCTCCCTGCAGCAGTGGGAGCAGAAGCTGACCCCGCGGGATGGCATCTACAGCCTGCTGGCCGAGTGCGAGGGGCAGGTGGCGGGTGCCCTGGTCCTGATGGTGGAACCGAATCCCCGTCGTCGCCACGTGGCCACCATCGGCATGGCGGTGCACGATGACTGGGCCGGGCGGGGCGTGGGCACGGCCCTGATGCGGGCCGCGCTGGATCTGGCGGACAACTGGCTCGGGTTGTCGCGGGTGGAGCTGACGGTCTGGGCCGACAACGAGGCGGCCCTGGCCCTCTACCGCAAGACGGGGTTCGTGGAGGAGGGCGTCGCCCGGGATTACGGCCTGCGTCATGGTGTGCTGGTGGACGCCCTCTACATGGCCAGGGTGCGCCGATGA
- a CDS encoding AraC family transcriptional regulator, translating to MIDYRERLTPVLRALEQEPDLSIEELASRACLSLYHFHRVFTAVVGEAPGEMCRRLRMQRAAWQLCYTDASVTAIALGAGLASSQAFAKAFRRHYGCTPGEFRRDKGKNGHHERKDGHAWNDPLPYAEGHSSARSNTMKTVEMDARTLAYIRVTGPYGEGYDAVCNRLHQWAAPRALEQGEWIFIYHDNPQVTPPAQCRTDIGVTVPVGTQGTGEVEIQLIPAGRYAQSRYLITDRNQYGPRWQEHIGDIVSAGLAFGDGPCFELYHSVSNDPLQDDVSFCSSVR from the coding sequence ATGATCGACTATCGCGAGCGCCTGACTCCCGTGCTGCGGGCGCTGGAGCAGGAGCCGGATCTCTCCATCGAGGAGCTGGCGAGCCGCGCCTGCCTCTCCCTCTATCACTTCCACCGGGTGTTCACCGCCGTGGTGGGGGAGGCGCCGGGGGAGATGTGCCGCCGGCTGCGGATGCAGCGGGCGGCCTGGCAGCTCTGCTACACAGACGCCAGCGTCACCGCCATCGCCCTGGGGGCGGGGCTCGCCAGCTCCCAGGCCTTCGCCAAGGCGTTTCGCCGTCACTATGGCTGCACCCCGGGGGAGTTTCGCCGCGACAAGGGCAAGAATGGACACCATGAGCGCAAGGATGGACACGCATGGAACGACCCCCTCCCTTATGCTGAAGGCCACTCATCAGCAAGGAGCAACACCATGAAAACCGTCGAGATGGATGCCCGCACCCTGGCCTATATCAGGGTCACAGGCCCCTATGGCGAAGGCTATGACGCCGTCTGCAATCGCCTGCACCAGTGGGCCGCGCCCCGCGCTCTGGAGCAGGGGGAGTGGATCTTCATCTACCATGACAACCCGCAAGTGACGCCGCCGGCCCAGTGTCGCACCGACATAGGTGTCACAGTGCCGGTGGGAACCCAGGGGACGGGGGAGGTGGAGATCCAGCTCATCCCCGCCGGGCGCTACGCCCAGTCCCGCTACCTCATCACGGATCGCAACCAGTACGGGCCGCGCTGGCAGGAGCACATAGGCGACATAGTGTCCGCCGGGCTGGCGTTCGGCGACGGTCCCTGTTTCGAGCTCTATCACAGCGTGAGCAACGATCCCCTGCAGGACGACGTGAGCTTCTGCTCCAGCGTGCGATAA